In Mercenaria mercenaria strain notata chromosome 14, MADL_Memer_1, whole genome shotgun sequence, the following are encoded in one genomic region:
- the LOC128548150 gene encoding uncharacterized protein LOC128548150 has product MNTRSISVILVACLVRALLIESTEAWRKRCRCAKFCFKWEKMRGWCGKWQRKVVCCRDGAGDTEDTAVDTVCGGYGGWGGYGGYGGWGGYGGYGGWGGYGGWDGNGGYGGWGGYYGKKY; this is encoded by the exons ATGAATACCAGAAGCATCTCGGTGATTTTGGTTGCCTGCCTCGTAAGGGCTCTTCTAATTGAAAGCACTGAAG cttggaGAAAACGATGTCGGTGTGCAAAGTTTTGTTTCAAGTGGGAGAAAATGAGGGGTTGGTGTGGAAAATGGCAAAGAAAGGTGGTCTGCTGTAGGGATGGGGCTGGGGATACGGAGGATACGGCGGTGGATACGGTTT gtGGAGGATACGGAGGCTGGGGTGGTTATGGAGGATACGGAGGCTGGGGTGGTTATGGAGGATACGGAGGCTGGGGAGGTTACGGAGGCTGGGATGGTAATGGAGGTTACGGAGGCTGGGGAGGATATTACGGAAAGAAATACTAA
- the LOC123528204 gene encoding deacetylase EF_0837-like: protein MVHHLDSAIPTQTDKESPSRLGCPKDLQVGDIYTHTYHCLKCSIVDRETEKIYSDVIEAKSRGVLFGCGHGAGSFDWKVAEIAANKNFWPDLMGSDLHTVNQHGPVYDLPTVMTKFFHLGMPLTEIVRSVTSSPARAYCLNSIGSLSDGMDADVSILRIDECDIKLEDAVGQTRNVKKRILPVAVWRDGKNHPVTVPAIREYTSVF from the exons ATGGTTCATCATTTAGATTCAGCAATACCCACACAGACAGATAAAG AATCTCCATCCAGACTTGGCTGTCCGAAAGACCTGCAGGTTGGTGATATATACACTCATACCTACCATTGCTTGAAATGTTCTATCGTGGATCGGGAAACTGAAAAAATTTACAGTGACGTCATAGAAGCTAAGTCACGTGGTGTATTGTTTGGCTGCGGACATGGCGCAGGCTCATTCGACTGGAAGGTGGCAGAAATAGCTGCTAATAAAAATTTCTGGCCAGATTTAATGG GAAGTGACTTACACACAGTGAACCAACATGGACCAGTTTACGACCTCCCAACAGTCATGACAAAATTCTTTCACTTAGGAATGCCATTGACCGAAATCGTCAGAAGTGTGACGTCATCACCTGCTCGTGCATATTGTTTAAATTCTATTGGATCTTTATCGGATGGAATGGACGCAGACGTTTCTATTTTAAGAATCGATGAGTGTGACATCAAACTTGAGGACGCAGTTGGTCAAACGAGGAACGTCAAGAAAAGAATACTTCCGGTTGCAGTATGGCGTGATGGTAAAAATCATCCGGTTACTGTTCCAGCGATCAGGGAATATACGAGTGTTTTTTAA